The following are from one region of the Rosistilla carotiformis genome:
- a CDS encoding glycosyltransferase family 2 protein yields the protein MQTEPTFPEFLTTLITQEVEQGGATEESLPPQRPHYSVIVPCYNEAGALPDAIVQLRHMLIGPQRVEMIVVDDGSTDGTAEKLQQIKQTHRDIVVITHPENRGYGAALKTGIRHASAPLIVITDADGTYPNQRIGELVKLAENYDMVVGSRTGKDVHYSKIRSIPKFFLKGYASWIANRKIPDLNSGLRVFKKETAEKFIHMYSDGFSFTTTSTLAFMTNGHSVHYEPISYAHRIGKSKIKPIRDTLRFVQLIMRMGMYFAPLRVLGPFCALMLAGFTISLGYDVFFLGDLTEKTLMLLLFGMNTTFFALLADMIDKRSH from the coding sequence ATGCAAACCGAACCGACGTTCCCCGAATTCCTGACGACGCTGATCACGCAAGAGGTAGAGCAGGGGGGAGCGACCGAAGAATCACTGCCGCCACAGCGACCGCACTACTCGGTGATCGTCCCCTGCTACAACGAAGCGGGTGCGTTGCCCGATGCGATCGTCCAGCTGCGGCACATGCTGATCGGCCCGCAACGCGTCGAGATGATCGTCGTCGACGACGGATCGACTGACGGCACGGCGGAAAAGCTGCAACAGATCAAACAAACGCATCGCGACATCGTCGTGATCACGCACCCCGAAAACCGCGGCTACGGTGCGGCCCTAAAAACGGGGATCCGCCACGCGTCGGCTCCGCTGATCGTGATCACCGACGCCGACGGAACCTATCCGAACCAACGGATCGGCGAACTCGTGAAACTCGCCGAGAACTACGACATGGTCGTCGGCTCGCGAACCGGCAAAGACGTCCACTACTCCAAGATCCGCAGCATCCCCAAATTTTTCTTGAAGGGATACGCGTCGTGGATCGCCAACCGCAAGATCCCCGACCTGAACTCGGGTTTGCGCGTCTTCAAAAAGGAGACGGCGGAGAAGTTCATCCACATGTACTCCGACGGCTTCAGCTTCACCACAACCAGCACGTTGGCCTTCATGACCAACGGGCACAGCGTTCATTACGAACCGATCAGTTACGCACATCGGATCGGCAAATCGAAGATCAAACCGATCCGCGACACGCTGCGATTTGTGCAATTGATCATGCGGATGGGGATGTATTTCGCACCGCTGCGCGTGCTGGGACCGTTCTGCGCGTTAATGCTCGCCGGATTCACCATCTCGCTCGGTTATGACGTATTCTTCCTAGGCGATCTGACCGAGAAGACGTTGATGCTGTTGCTGTTTGGAATGAACACAACGTTTTTCGCACTTCTGGCCGATATGATCGACAAGCGGAGCCATTGA
- a CDS encoding class I SAM-dependent methyltransferase, with the protein MSAVHEIDVATIESKLPLEGEHLEALQRMKTLDAYYAWSIDLLRPWIGNRVLDAGCGIGNGTALLAEQAQYVLAADLSPQNVQELRSRFANKPSVEPIQLDLDSDFTTITDRKIDTIVCLDVLEHIEDDVQLLRRFHSIAQPDAHLLIKVPAVKWLYGSVDTASGHFRRYALQELRDKAKQAGWEPLSVRWMNAFGVLPYWFKSRVQKRQANLSRTFSPWQLTMIRKAMPWMQRIDRIVGPPIGQSAVLVAKRID; encoded by the coding sequence ATGTCGGCTGTTCACGAAATTGATGTCGCGACGATCGAATCGAAGCTGCCGCTCGAAGGCGAACACCTCGAAGCGCTGCAGCGGATGAAGACTCTCGACGCCTATTACGCATGGTCGATCGACCTGTTGCGTCCATGGATCGGCAACCGCGTCTTGGACGCCGGATGTGGGATCGGCAACGGCACCGCGTTGCTTGCTGAACAAGCCCAATACGTGCTGGCCGCTGACCTCAGCCCACAAAACGTCCAGGAATTACGCAGCCGCTTTGCGAACAAGCCCTCAGTCGAACCGATTCAGCTGGATCTCGATTCCGACTTCACAACCATCACCGATCGCAAAATCGACACAATCGTCTGCCTGGATGTTCTCGAACACATCGAAGACGACGTGCAACTATTGCGTCGCTTTCATTCGATCGCGCAGCCCGATGCCCATCTGCTGATCAAAGTCCCCGCCGTGAAGTGGCTCTACGGAAGCGTCGACACCGCGTCGGGGCACTTCCGTCGCTATGCACTTCAGGAACTTCGCGACAAAGCGAAACAAGCCGGATGGGAACCGTTGAGCGTCCGTTGGATGAACGCCTTTGGCGTCCTTCCCTATTGGTTCAAAAGTCGTGTGCAAAAGCGTCAGGCGAACCTATCGCGGACCTTCAGCCCTTGGCAATTGACAATGATTCGCAAGGCGATGCCATGGATGCAACGCATCGATCGGATCGTCGGTCCGCCGATCGGCCAGTCGGCCGTCCTGGTCGCGAAACGCATTGATTGA